Part of the Paenibacillus aurantius genome, AGATGGTTTTATAGCCCATCCTCTGGGGAGTCTTATAATCGTTCTCATAATCATCACCAATAAATAAAATCTCGGAACTGCTACACCCAGCTAAATTAGTTGCATGTTCATAGATTCTACGATGTGGTTTTCGCCAACCTACATTGATTGATGTGACAACAAATTTGAAAACATTTCCTAGTTCATTATTCTGTAAAAGCTGCTCAATACCGCCATTCACCTTGAAATTCGAGACAACCGCTAACTCATACTTCTTTGAAAGTTCTTTTAATACATTTCTTACTTCTGATTTGACAAAGCATTTTGATTGATATGTCTTCCAATAATTTGCATGTAGTTTGTTTACAACTTCAATTTGTTTTTCTATGCTTATTGCCTTATTTTTTTGAACTAATAACTCAAATCTTCTAATCAGGTCATACTCTTGATGCGGTTCAAGGGTATAGGAAATTTCATTTTTTACCTTTTCATGTGAATTTAAAAAATCACTAAATCCCTTCCAGAAATGTTCCACGCCAGAATCTTTAAAAGCCCACAAAGCATAATCATTCTCCTGTGGCAGGTCATATAAATCTACTATCGTTTCCATGCAATCAAAAAAGAGATATTTAATGTTGGCCAATACGGACTCCCCCATCCCATCTCATACTAGAAGTATTACAACTTCCCTAAAACATCCATAATTGCGTTCCTTTTGAGGGAAAATCCAACCATCTATAGGATACCACTCCTTGAAACTAAACTGCTCGTTAGCGTAAGAAGCCGCCGATCATTTCAGGGCAGCCCCTTGATCGATGTGGTTTATTAGGCTCATGTACCCGTTAGGTTAATAGCATTTGGAACCCTAGGTCCGTGGTAACTTGTGGGCAACGGAAAGAGGGTGACAATCGGCTATGTTACTTAGATTTCTGTAATTATGAGATTCTTTAGGCTAGATTGCTGAGCCTACTTGATTGATGGTATAAAAACTGACCGTTTCACGAGAAATCCCTGCATATTCGCATTTTCCTCGAAAAGGAAGAGTGACGGGAACCCCTACAAAACCTCTTTTTTTACTTCAACCCCAACAAAATGTGACCAAACAACGTTGTAAATGGTGTTAACGGTAAAAGGAGGGCAGCTTGAAACCATGCAGCGTTCCATGACCCGGCCGGGAAATCATGTAATGAAAAGCTACGAAACGTACGCAGCCATGCTGTTCCGGATTGCCGTCGTTCACTTAGGCAGCCGCGAGGATGCGGAGGAAGCCACACAGGATACGTTCATCAAACTAATGGAGAAAGCCCCCGTGTTTCAGGATGACGAGCATCAGAAAGCCTGGCTCATCCGGGTGATCACCAACCATTGCTACACCTTGCTAGGAAGAGGCTGGCGCAAGCGGGAGGTCAAGCTGGACGGTGCGGAGCCGATTGCAGCGGGTGCTCCGGAAGATACGGCCCTGCTCCATCTTGTAATGGCGCTGCCCGCCAAATATAAGACGGTCATTCATCTGTACTATTACGAGGATTACCGAGTCCAGGAAATCAGCAGCATT contains:
- a CDS encoding HAD family hydrolase, whose translation is MANIKYLFFDCMETIVDLYDLPQENDYALWAFKDSGVEHFWKGFSDFLNSHEKVKNEISYTLEPHQEYDLIRRFELLVQKNKAISIEKQIEVVNKLHANYWKTYQSKCFVKSEVRNVLKELSKKYELAVVSNFKVNGGIEQLLQNNELGNVFKFVVTSINVGWRKPHRRIYEHATNLAGCSSSEILFIGDDYENDYKTPQRMGYKTIYLDKNGAKRSGIESVSNFYELQAVLKE
- a CDS encoding RNA polymerase sigma factor — its product is MQRSMTRPGNHVMKSYETYAAMLFRIAVVHLGSREDAEEATQDTFIKLMEKAPVFQDDEHQKAWLIRVITNHCYTLLGRGWRKREVKLDGAEPIAAGAPEDTALLHLVMALPAKYKTVIHLYYYEDYRVQEISSILQISESAVKMRLQRGRQLLKLDLEGAEPQ